One window of Centropristis striata isolate RG_2023a ecotype Rhode Island chromosome 21, C.striata_1.0, whole genome shotgun sequence genomic DNA carries:
- the foxj1b gene encoding forkhead box protein J1-B: MPVLTSPDIANKFKEKWLAVYPDDQVTGSDSAPLDDSLTSLHWLQNFSILNADPERPNGAGPGCPSTQQHLFLKRLGFPRGGTDSPSSPPAGDTAATGMPLYLGSPVTSGSDSPRFPNCAHPGTGYPQIPIQASPPVEVDYKTNPKVKPPYSYASLICMAMQASKQPKVTLSTIYNWITENFCYYRHAEPSWQNSIRHNLSLNKCFKKVPRQKDEPGKGGFWQIDPQYADMFVNGIFKRRRMSANSYNNSSSTHRQSKLVQGYHSAQNGCPYQGVGGKRKHLTSKSNSKAMRATESPLLATEAHKADILRGDFDLASVFDDVLSGNCSTFEDLDINTALSSLGCEMDVSMQGRQHSAGLGRWCGGGDVLGQSQHLNHHQSYAFMELGAANMDCTVNMGELHVQQQHPQQQQLDQDQLLQSHHHHLQQFDEHSALFPEQPEEAVLQPWEEIKEEAQAIPLTLDQGFGLCEGFFTEMQPWERVEAYL, translated from the exons ATGCCGGTTCTCACGAGCCCAGATATTGCCAACAAGTTTAAAGAGAAATGGCTGGCGGTTTACCCGGACGACCAGGTCACCGGGTCCGACTCTGCCCCCCTGGACGACAGCCTCACCAGCCTCCACTGGCTCCAGAATTTCTCCATCCTCAACGCGGACCCGGAGCGACCCAACGGCGCCGGACCGGGCTGCCCGTCCACCCAGCAGCACCTGTTTCTCAAGCGGCTCGGCTTCCCCAGAGGCGGCACTGACTCTCCGTCCAGCCCGCCGGCCGGGGACACCGCCGCCACCGGGATGCCTCTATATCTCGGGAGCCCCGTTACCTCCGGCAGCGACTCGCCGCGGTTCCCCAATTGCGCACATCCGGGGACCGGCTACCCACAGATCCCCATCCAGGCCAGCCCGCCTGTGGAGGTCGACTACAAAACCAACCCTAAAGTCAAACCGCCCTATTCCTACGCTTCACTCATCTGCATGGCCATGCAGGCCAGCAAACAACCCAAAGTGACTCTGTCCACCATCTATAACTGGATAACTGAGAATTTCTGCTACTACAGACACGCGGAGCCCAGCTGGCAG AACTCGATTCGTCACAACCTGTCCCTCAACAAGTGTTTCAAGAAGGTCCCCAGGCAGAAAGACGAGCCGGGGAAGGGAGGCTTCTGGCAGATCGATCCGCAGTACGCAGATATGTTCGTCAACGGCATCTTCAAACGCAGGAGGATGTCTGCGAACagctacaacaacagcagcagcacccaCAGACAGAGCAAACTGGTTCAGGGTTATCACAGCGCCCAGAACGGCTGCCCTTACCAAGGGGTGGGCGGCAAGCGGAAGCACCTGACCTCCAAGAGCAACAGCAAGGCGATGAGAGCCACCGAGTCCCCGCTTTTAGCGACAGAGGCCCACAAAGCAGACATCCTGAGGGGGGACTTTGACCTGGCGTCCGTGTTCGACGACGTTCTCAGCGGGAACTGTAGCACCTTCGAGGATTTGGACATCAACACGGCGCTGAGCTCCCTCGGCTGCGAGATGGATGTTTCCATGCAGGGGAGGCAGCACTCGGCGGGGCTGGGGAGGTGGTGCGGCGGAGGGGACGTCCTGGGTCAGAGCCAGCACCTGAACCACCACCAGTCCTACGCTTTCATGGAGCTGGGCGCCGCTAATATGGATTGCACGGTCAATATGGGAGAGCTCCACGTTCAGCAGCAGCatccgcagcagcagcagctggaccaggatcagctgctgcagagccaccaccaccacttgCAGCAGTTCGACGAGCACTCGGCGCTGTTCCCGGAGCAGCCGGAGGAGGCGGTGCTGCAGCCCTGGGAGGAGATCAAAGAGGAGGCGCAGGCCATTCCTCTGACTCTGGATCAGGGCTTCGGCCTGTGTGAGGGCTTCTTCACAGAGATGCAGCCGTGGGAACGAGTAGAGGCCTATCTGTGA